One Thermoanaerobacter kivui genomic window, TCTGTCTCAACTCTTCTTCCCGGGCCATAAGTTCTTCATTCATTGCAGAGAGCTCTTCCTGTTGAGCCATCAATTCCTCGTTTAAAGCAACAAGGTTATTATTTGCTTCTTCAAGTCTTCTTTCAGCATTTTTCAGGTCTGTAATGTCTATACCAGTTGAAACAACATACCTGTTTCCTTCATCATCCCAAATAATACTGTTATGCCACATAATATAAATTTGTCTACCATCCTTCAAAGCCATCGGATTTTCACATTTGTAATGAATGCCTCTATATTCAATATCGTCCAAATTTTCTTTTATACGGCTTATCGTGTCCCTGGGAATTATTGAACTTACATCTATCCTCTCTGTTTGTTCTTCGACCGTTATACCAATTACAGCCTGGGTATATCTGTTGAACCAAACTACTCTACCATCTAGTGCCCAGACTACTATAAGCATCTGCTCGTTTTCAAAAATTCTGCTTAAAAATTCTTCTTTCTTCTGAAGATAAGCAATTGATTTCTTTGATTCTTCAATAAAACTCTTATTTTTCTTCTCACTAGGTAACTTCTTACCATTCACCATTAATTTCTCCTTTCTGGACAACTATTCTTTAAACAATGTCTTCAACGACTTTTTCATCTTTGTCTAAATATAATTTTATTTTTTCACCATTTTTTAATTTGTAGCCTATTTTATCAAAGTATAGTTCGACTCCTTCATAGCCGTAAAGAATTTTTGCTACTGAATTTTTACTCCCCTTTAATAATACATGACTGCCAGCGCCAAGCGATCCGGCTTCTTTTATAAAGATATTTTTCTTAAATTCGATCGTACTCATCTTAACCTTACCATTAATAGAAACTGAACCATTTGTAGAAATTTTTGTGTTATAACAACCTGCTTCTGAGGTTATAATTACGTCCTTCATAGCATAAATTTTGCTGTCATGAACCCATTTTGCAAGTAGATGTCCCTTGTTTTCATGTTCCTCGGCTAAAATCCTTGATATGAAGAGGATTTTTTCATAAATTTCTTTTAATGAATTCAAATGTTTTATAAGACCAATAATATCGTAATCCAAAATGTTGTTGAGCGTTTTAACGAGTACTCCAGAAGATTTTGAAGTACATTTGAACTGCGTATCATACTTATTTCTGTTGATGATGTTTTTAACTCTTCTTTTAAAGCTTCAATTAATTTGATCTTCTCACTTAAATGTCTGGAATTATTCATAACTGTCGGTAGTTCTTTAATATGGAGGAAAATTGCCGATAATTTCTCAACAATAAGATTTACAGCGTGAAGTTCTATTTTATCAAAAATGTTTCCTGGTAAAAAACCGGCATGTAACTGGCTATCAACAATTCCGCCAGAGATAATAATATTTTGCCCTCCCTGAACTACTGATTCGTAAACTGAACCAAGTATCTGAACATTTCCTGAAGCAATTATTTGGTTACCTTTTTCGACATTTCCGTTTATTATAACATTGCCCTCGAATGTTAGAGGTCTTGAATTCTTCGGGATACTTCCTTCGTAAAAGAATACAGGAATAGAGTTAAAAAAATATACAAATTTATCAGTTTCATCTTTTTTATGTACAACCGGTCTTATGTCAGATATCGCAACTATCTTATCTTCATCTTCTTTAAACACTATGGAATCGCTGAGAATTTTTACCTCAACGTCTCTTACAGGTGGTGCATTTATAATTCTACCTCTTACGCTAATTCCATTTTCACCTTTTATGGGTTTATGCAGTTTTCCGATAACATCACCTTTTCTTGCAAAGGGTATACTTGCCATATCAAATATATCTTCAGAGAATGTTTCTGTATAAAGAATTCTCGGCTTATCGATTTTTATAATAAATTCCAGATAACCATCCCTGCCACTTTTATATGGTATTCCTCTTGCTATCACCGCTTCTTTTTTATTTTGGGTATATACGCTAATTAACGCACTTTTATCTATACCTACTATAATTCCGTTCTTACGAAGTTCGCTTTCCACTATATTTAAAAATTCATCTATATCACCCCAAGAAGAAAAAAGGGTTTTTCTTAAGGTTACAATCATTTCATCATCCGAGATTTCTAAAATAATCCCCATTTTCTTCAAAATATCGCTTAATTCTATTTTCATAAAAACACCCCCGTATGTTAAGCGCCCCAATGAATATTAATGGATATTCTACATTCAAAGATATTTTCTGCCTCCTTGTAAACTCCAAGCGACTATATCTATTAATTTCAAAACTTATTAAAATTGCTATCTTCCGTTGTCCTCATTGTGGTAAAACTCTTGAAAAATCAAAGCTCGTAGGAAATATGATATCTGTAAATGCAAGAACTCTTCCCGCCCTTATTATCTTGATAAATATTTAAAAAACAAATTGCATGGGGTTCAGGCAGTGTTGGACTTTATTTTGCACACTCATCCGTCCTAAGTCAGCCATATAGTTCTTGTTCATCGGGCCGGGATTTTGCCGCTGTTTCCTTCAGATTCCACCTCACGATGGACACCCTTGCCTTTGGCTAATGGTTCCTACAGCCATGCCCATAACGGACTTTCACCGCCTAGCTATCGCCCATGCCGGGTACACCATATTAAAAAGTAGGCAACTGCTTCGGTTGCCTACTTTTATAACTACAAATTGGCAACCCAGCCGTCATAGCAGCTGCATGCCTTAGACCTGTGGCTTTGCGTCCTTACCTTTCGGTAAGTTTGCCTTTTTCAGAATATCATATTTAAATAATTATTTACTTTTTTGAAAAATTATATTAAGTAGTTAACTGTTTTTTTACATTATTATCTATTAAATTATTATATTCGACAAAAAAACCATAATTCCTTTTAAAATTTCAAAAAAAAAAAAAAAAAAAAAAAAAAAAAAAAAAAAAAAAAAAAAATTACGAAAATTATTTAACCAATTTAACCTAATTTGGTTCTTTGTTAAGAGTTAGGATAGGTATTTTCTAAATGCCCGCCCTTAATTGTTATGTCAAAATATAATGGCATTATTACTAAATACAAAAGCATCAAGTATTAAAAATAGATTATGGATTTGTATTTGCAGCACAAAACGGCAGTCCATTAAGAAAGGAATGTTGTACGATATTTTAAAACACTTCTTAAAGATGCAGGATTACCTGATATAAGATTATATGATTTGAGGCATACATGTGCTACTCTTTTACTGGCAGCAGGAGAAAATCCAAAAGTTGTATCAGAAAGATTAGGTCATGCTAGTATTACACTAACACTTGATACCTATTCCCATGTACTACCAGACATGCAGAAACAGGCAACGGATAAGCTTGAGGAAATGTTATTTTAATTTCGCAATCAAAAAAGGGTATCGACATTTTATCGATACCCTGTAATCCGCTTAAATACTGGAGCTGGCGAAAGGACTTGAACCTTCAACCTGCTGATTACAAGTCAGCTGCTCTGCCTATTGAGCTACGCCAGCACATCTTTTTCTATTTAATTGCCCTGACATTTATATATTATACTTGGAGCACAAGATTGTGTCAAGGTTTTTAGAGAAAATTTTTTGAGGAATTTGAGGTATCCCCTCAAAAATTCCTCAAAACAATTGTCTGCCCTCGTTCGGGTCCTACAGATATTATTGCCGCTTTAATCCCCATCAATTCTTCAATTCGCCTTACATATTTTTGAGCATTATAAGGCAATTCTTCGAAACTTTTGGCACTTTGAATGTCTTCATCCCAGCCTTCTAATTCTTCATATACGGGTTCGCACTGGGCCAAATCTTCAAGGCTCGCAGGAAAATCTGTTATGATTTCTCCATTAAATTTATATCCTGTACATATTTTTATTTTTTTAAGCCCTGTCAGTGTATCAAGTTTTGTCAAAGCAAAATATGTTATACCAGATACTCTGATAGAATATCTAAGTATTACAACATCTAACCAACCACACCTTCTCGGCCTTCCTGTTGTAGTGCCGTATTCATGTCCTTTTTCTCTTAAGAAATCGCCATTTTCATCAAAAAGCTCTGTAGGGAAAGGCCCTTTGCCCACTCTCGTTGTATACGCCTTTACAACTCCCATCACTTCATCAATCATTGTAGGTCCTATACCAGCTCCAACTGTTACACCACCTGCTATAGGATGTGATGCAGTAACATAAGGATATGTGCCTAAGTCAAGGTCAAGAAGTGTTCCTTGTGCACCTTCAAATAAAACTTTTTTGCCGCTTTTAATTAAGTCATATAAAAGCACTGTCGTATCAGTAACAAATGGTTTTATTTTTTCTGCATAGTCTAGGTATTTTTCGTATATTTCCTCAAAGCCAAATCCTTCCGCACCATATAAATCTCTAAAAAGTTTATTTTTCTTTTCTACATTTCTTCTAAGTTTTTCTTCTAAAACTGTGGGTTTTATAAGGTCACATACTCTTATTCCTATTCTTTCTGACTTATCCATGTAGCAAGGTCCTATTCCCTTCCTTGTGGTTCCCAA contains:
- a CDS encoding FapA family protein, producing the protein MKIELSDILKKMGIILEISDDEMIVTLRKTLFSSWGDIDEFLNIVESELRKNGIIVGIDKSALISVYTQNKKEAVIARGIPYKSGRDGYLEFIIKIDKPRILYTETFSEDIFDMASIPFARKGDVIGKLHKPIKGENGISVRGRIINAPPVRDVEVKILSDSIVFKEDEDKIVAISDIRPVVHKKDETDKFVYFFNSIPVFFYEGSIPKNSRPLTFEGNVIINGNVEKGNQIIASGNVQILGSVYESVVQGGQNIIISGGIVDSQLHAGFLPGNIFDKIELHAVNLIVEKLSAIFLHIKELPTVMNNSRHLSEKIKLIEALKEELKTSSTEISMIRSSNVLQNLLEYSLKRSTTFWITILLVL
- a CDS encoding adenylosuccinate synthase — protein: MSTLVIVGTQWGDEGKGKITDYLAEKADVVVRYQGGNNAGHTVEKEGVQYKLHLIPSGILYPEKICIIGNGVVIDPASLIGEIENLKKQGISVNNLKISDRAHIVFPYHIRQDELEEISKGKNDLGTTRKGIGPCYMDKSERIGIRVCDLIKPTVLEEKLRRNVEKKNKLFRDLYGAEGFGFEEIYEKYLDYAEKIKPFVTDTTVLLYDLIKSGKKVLFEGAQGTLLDLDLGTYPYVTASHPIAGGVTVGAGIGPTMIDEVMGVVKAYTTRVGKGPFPTELFDENGDFLREKGHEYGTTTGRPRRCGWLDVVILRYSIRVSGITYFALTKLDTLTGLKKIKICTGYKFNGEIITDFPASLEDLAQCEPVYEELEGWDEDIQSAKSFEELPYNAQKYVRRIEELMGIKAAIISVGPERGQTIVLRNF
- a CDS encoding tyrosine-type recombinase/integrase; protein product: MRLYDLRHTCATLLLAAGENPKVVSERLGHASITLTLDTYSHVLPDMQKQATDKLEEMLF